The proteins below are encoded in one region of Flavobacterium sp. IMCC34852:
- a CDS encoding DNA translocase FtsK — MAKTVKKETKEKEKDPNLELKILKTKKQYRMLFGFVLVLLSIAFLVSFISFFLHGRVDQSAVDALTDRNEAVQNWLGKFGAYLADLFIYRGFGVASFLFVKLFFLSGAFLVLDLPVHKLKNTWFWDLFALVVLSILFGFFAYTLPELGGTIGYEMNLFLQDYIGKTGTALLLVFSIIVYLIFKIKISPDAIKSFFEKKHKDLKEDISSMAGANDKGVDYNLEEFAVNEETEEEIAEPTLVTSQFEINKEALKPTIEHASEINLEPTIKTVTPTPQPEPAKQIIETNDEAFVIEKAADEDVMEENLAAKLVEDFGLFDPTLELSNYKFPTIDLLKEYTSVGITINQEELEENKNRIVETLRNYKIDIAQIKATVGPSVTLYEIVPEAGIRISKIKSLEDDIALSLSALGIRIIAPIPGKGTIGIEVPNKNPTMVPMKSVISAAKFQEAEMELPIALGKTISNETFVVDLAKMPHLLMAGATGQGKSVGLNAVLTSLLYKKHPAEVKFVLVDPKKVELTLFNKIERHYLAKLPDVEDAIITDNTKVINTLNSLCLEMDNRYSLLKDAMVRNIKEYNEKFKSRKLNPENGHRFLPYIVLVVDEFADLIMTAGKEVETPIARLAQLARAIGIHLIIATQRPSVNVITGIIKANFPARIAFRVTSKIDSRTILDTQGADQLIGRGDLLYSNGNDLVRVQCAFVDTPEVEKIVDYIGSQKAYASAYLLPEYVGEEGSGVNLEFDISERDSMFREAAEIIVTAQQGSASLLQRKLKLGYNRAGRLIDQLEAAGIVGPFEGSKARSVNITDLASLEQFFNNEQNNH; from the coding sequence ATGGCAAAAACAGTAAAGAAAGAAACTAAAGAAAAGGAAAAAGACCCTAATCTGGAGCTCAAAATACTAAAGACTAAAAAACAATACCGAATGCTGTTTGGCTTTGTGTTGGTCTTGTTGTCTATAGCCTTTTTGGTTTCCTTTATCTCTTTCTTTCTGCATGGTCGTGTTGACCAAAGCGCCGTGGATGCCCTCACTGACAGGAATGAAGCAGTGCAAAATTGGTTGGGAAAATTTGGCGCCTATTTGGCCGATTTGTTTATCTACCGTGGTTTTGGTGTAGCTTCTTTCCTATTTGTCAAATTGTTCTTTTTGAGTGGTGCTTTCTTGGTTTTGGATTTACCGGTACACAAATTAAAGAACACTTGGTTTTGGGACTTGTTTGCCTTAGTGGTTTTATCCATATTGTTTGGCTTCTTTGCTTACACTTTACCCGAATTAGGCGGAACCATCGGTTACGAAATGAACTTGTTCCTGCAAGATTATATCGGAAAAACCGGAACGGCTTTGTTATTGGTTTTCTCCATCATTGTTTACCTAATCTTTAAAATAAAAATCTCTCCCGATGCCATCAAGTCTTTCTTCGAAAAGAAACACAAAGACCTCAAAGAAGACATCAGCAGCATGGCCGGTGCCAATGACAAAGGCGTAGATTACAATCTTGAAGAGTTTGCCGTAAACGAAGAAACGGAAGAGGAAATAGCAGAACCCACCTTGGTCACTTCTCAATTTGAAATTAATAAAGAAGCGCTCAAACCTACCATTGAACATGCTTCGGAAATCAATTTGGAACCTACCATTAAAACCGTTACTCCTACGCCACAGCCTGAACCTGCCAAGCAAATTATTGAAACCAATGATGAAGCTTTTGTAATTGAAAAAGCAGCAGATGAAGATGTTATGGAGGAAAACTTGGCGGCCAAACTGGTAGAAGATTTTGGTTTATTTGACCCAACCTTAGAATTATCCAACTATAAATTCCCAACGATTGACTTGCTCAAAGAATATACTTCTGTAGGCATTACCATCAATCAGGAGGAATTAGAAGAAAATAAAAACCGTATTGTAGAAACCCTTCGCAATTATAAAATCGATATTGCCCAAATCAAAGCTACTGTCGGTCCTTCGGTGACTTTGTATGAAATCGTACCCGAAGCCGGGATTCGTATTTCTAAAATCAAAAGTTTGGAAGACGATATTGCTTTGTCTTTGTCTGCTTTAGGGATTCGTATCATTGCACCTATTCCCGGAAAAGGAACCATTGGTATTGAGGTACCGAACAAGAACCCGACTATGGTACCGATGAAGAGTGTCATTTCTGCGGCTAAATTCCAAGAAGCGGAAATGGAATTGCCTATCGCTTTAGGAAAAACCATCTCCAATGAAACCTTTGTGGTTGATTTAGCCAAAATGCCTCACTTGTTGATGGCCGGTGCTACCGGACAAGGAAAATCGGTGGGATTGAATGCCGTATTGACTTCGTTATTGTACAAAAAGCATCCTGCGGAAGTGAAGTTTGTTTTGGTGGATCCGAAGAAAGTAGAACTAACTCTATTCAACAAGATAGAGCGTCATTATTTGGCCAAATTACCCGATGTAGAAGACGCCATCATTACCGACAACACCAAAGTAATCAATACTTTGAACTCGCTTTGTTTGGAGATGGACAATCGTTATTCTTTATTAAAAGACGCTATGGTGCGTAACATTAAAGAGTATAACGAGAAATTCAAATCCCGTAAACTCAATCCGGAGAACGGTCACCGTTTCTTGCCTTATATTGTTTTGGTAGTGGATGAGTTTGCCGATTTAATCATGACCGCCGGTAAAGAAGTAGAAACCCCTATTGCGCGTTTGGCACAATTGGCCCGTGCCATCGGTATTCACTTGATTATTGCTACGCAAAGACCTTCGGTAAATGTGATTACCGGTATTATTAAAGCCAACTTCCCGGCGCGTATTGCTTTCCGAGTTACTTCTAAAATTGATTCGAGAACAATTTTGGATACCCAAGGGGCTGACCAATTAATAGGCCGAGGAGATTTGTTGTATTCTAACGGTAATGATTTGGTACGTGTACAATGTGCCTTTGTGGATACACCCGAAGTAGAAAAGATTGTTGACTATATTGGTTCCCAAAAAGCGTATGCCAGTGCTTATTTATTGCCGGAATACGTTGGCGAAGAAGGCAGTGGCGTGAATTTAGAATTTGACATCTCAGAAAGAGACAGCATGTTTAGAGAAGCGGCCGAAATAATAGTGACGGCCCAACAAGGTTCGGCATCATTATTGCAAAGAAAATTGAAACTGGGTTACAACCGCGCCGGTAGACTGATTGATCAGCTCGAAGCCGCCGGAATTGTAGGTCCGTTTGAAGGAAGCAAAGCCCGCAGTGTGAACATCACCGACTTGGCTTCTTTGGAACAATTTTTTAACAATGAACAAAATAACCATTAA
- a CDS encoding LolA family protein yields the protein MNKILSIALLLFLSFTANAQDKKAKDLLDQVTAKVKTYKNISIDFKYTLYNSKENINKESKGNLVLEGNKYVLNFLGVTKIYDGKKSYTIVPEDEEVTISSVNDKDENAVTPAKMLTFFNSGYKYYWDILQDVKGRKIQYIKLVPTNAKDQRKEVLLGIDSQTKNIYNVIEMGKNGTKTTLTVNSFKTNQPLSKNQFTFAASKYPNYYINKID from the coding sequence ATGAACAAGATTCTATCTATTGCATTACTCCTATTCTTGAGTTTTACTGCTAATGCACAAGATAAAAAAGCCAAAGACTTGTTAGACCAAGTTACCGCTAAGGTAAAAACCTATAAGAATATCTCCATCGATTTTAAATATACTCTTTACAACAGTAAAGAAAACATCAATAAAGAAAGTAAAGGCAATTTGGTGCTCGAAGGCAACAAATATGTGTTGAACTTCTTAGGCGTTACCAAAATATATGACGGTAAAAAAAGCTACACCATCGTACCCGAAGATGAAGAAGTAACTATTTCGAGTGTGAATGACAAAGATGAAAATGCCGTAACACCAGCCAAAATGCTTACCTTTTTCAACAGTGGTTACAAATACTACTGGGATATACTTCAAGACGTTAAAGGACGTAAAATACAGTACATTAAATTGGTACCTACCAATGCCAAAGACCAACGCAAAGAAGTGTTGCTGGGTATCGATTCTCAAACCAAAAACATCTACAACGTGATTGAAATGGGGAAAAACGGAACTAAAACCACTTTGACTGTTAATTCTTTTAAAACCAATCAGCCATTATCAAAAAATCAGTTTACCTTTGCAGCGAGTAAATATCCCAATTACTACATCAACAAAATAGATTAA
- the ribB gene encoding 3,4-dihydroxy-2-butanone-4-phosphate synthase, producing MDTTTKIQLNTIEEAIEDIRQGKVIIVVDDEDRENEGDFLAAAEKVTPEMINFMATHGRGLICAPLTERRCNELELHSMVKNNTDHMETAFTVSVDLKGHGVTTGISAADRAKTILALVNEDTKPHDLARPGHIFPLTAKQGGVLRRTGHTEAAIDFARLAGFKSAGVIVEIMNEDGTMARLPELVEVAKKFDLKLVSIEDLVAYRMQHDSLIVKKEDFEIETRFGSFRLRAYQQTTNKQVHLALTKGSWNTGEAILTRIISTQANNDILNSLTDSMDKKLDDVFNRIIQEGKGAILFVNPEKDSSDLLNRLTELKQLQSEGILKAPQIKMDIKDFGIGAQILHDIDIAKIRLISNTTQTKRVGMIGYGLEITEYVAY from the coding sequence ATGGACACCACCACTAAAATACAACTCAACACTATAGAAGAAGCCATTGAAGACATTCGACAAGGCAAAGTCATTATCGTAGTAGATGATGAAGACCGTGAGAATGAAGGCGATTTTTTGGCAGCCGCCGAAAAAGTAACTCCTGAGATGATTAACTTTATGGCTACCCACGGCCGAGGCCTAATTTGTGCACCGCTCACAGAGCGTCGTTGTAACGAATTGGAACTGCACTCGATGGTGAAGAACAACACCGACCACATGGAAACCGCGTTTACCGTTTCGGTAGATTTAAAGGGTCATGGGGTTACTACCGGTATCTCGGCAGCCGACAGGGCTAAAACAATCTTGGCCTTGGTGAATGAAGATACCAAACCACATGATTTAGCGCGCCCGGGACACATATTCCCTTTGACGGCTAAGCAAGGCGGTGTCTTGAGAAGAACCGGTCATACCGAAGCCGCTATCGACTTTGCTAGACTGGCCGGATTCAAATCGGCAGGAGTGATTGTGGAGATTATGAACGAAGACGGAACCATGGCACGTTTGCCCGAATTGGTAGAAGTGGCTAAGAAGTTTGATTTGAAATTGGTTTCCATAGAAGACTTGGTAGCCTACCGCATGCAACACGACAGTCTGATTGTAAAGAAAGAAGACTTTGAAATAGAAACCCGTTTTGGTTCGTTCCGTTTGAGAGCTTACCAACAAACGACCAACAAACAAGTGCACTTGGCACTGACCAAAGGCAGTTGGAATACCGGCGAAGCTATCTTAACCCGTATCATTTCGACCCAAGCCAATAACGATATCCTAAACAGTTTAACGGATAGTATGGATAAAAAGCTGGACGATGTATTTAACCGCATCATCCAGGAAGGTAAAGGCGCTATCCTATTTGTAAACCCTGAGAAAGACTCATCGGATTTACTAAACCGATTAACCGAACTCAAACAACTGCAATCAGAAGGTATTTTAAAAGCACCACAGATTAAAATGGACATCAAAGACTTTGGTATTGGTGCCCAAATACTCCACGACATCGACATCGCGAAGATTAGATTAATCTCAAACACTACCCAAACCAAGCGTGTGGGAATGATTGGGTATGGATTGGAGATTACGGAGTATGTGGCGTATTAA
- a CDS encoding site-specific integrase, which produces MLKIFFYIRAEKVKSNGEAPIYAKVTLGNQNITISTGKYISSERWLFTNKLRNLLKLEQEKVLKKSLDLLVLNLNKKFNEIYEIYPDIDLSILKEEISGKVKHRKSILILSIFEKHNIDFAKKVNNNERAAASLQKYNRSLDLMKNFIKKTYRKDDIEIDEIDGAFIYNLESYLKYESEFKGVVGIKNNSVVKYFTNFKTMCNFGIRLNLIDKNPFNKYDGKLKVRDATFLTTEELNLIESKTFSTERLEKVKNIFLFSCYTGYAPIDACNLTLSNLMQDSNGLYWIKTDRVKTGIRANVPVLPPAQKIIDKYRDSEVGLIPKLSNQKMNAYLKEIADLCGIDKNLTWYVSRHTFATTVTLGNGIKIENVSAMMGHTNIKQTQHYAKVLDASVMHDMSKLMEKYK; this is translated from the coding sequence ATGCTAAAAATTTTCTTTTACATCAGAGCCGAAAAAGTTAAGTCAAACGGCGAAGCCCCAATTTATGCCAAAGTTACCCTGGGTAATCAAAACATCACTATTAGTACCGGAAAGTATATTTCCTCTGAAAGATGGTTATTTACAAACAAACTGCGAAATTTACTGAAACTAGAACAGGAAAAAGTGCTCAAAAAGAGCCTTGATTTACTTGTATTGAACCTCAACAAAAAGTTCAATGAAATTTATGAAATCTATCCTGACATTGATTTGTCGATATTGAAGGAAGAAATATCAGGAAAAGTAAAGCATCGGAAATCTATATTGATATTGAGCATTTTTGAGAAACATAATATTGATTTTGCGAAAAAAGTAAACAACAATGAAAGAGCAGCGGCTTCGTTGCAGAAATATAACCGTTCATTAGACTTGATGAAAAACTTCATCAAGAAAACTTATCGGAAAGACGATATTGAAATAGATGAAATTGACGGTGCATTTATTTACAATCTTGAATCTTATTTGAAGTACGAAAGCGAATTTAAAGGCGTTGTTGGAATAAAAAACAATTCAGTTGTGAAATACTTCACAAACTTTAAAACCATGTGTAACTTCGGCATAAGGCTAAATTTAATTGATAAAAATCCATTCAATAAATATGATGGAAAATTGAAAGTTAGGGATGCTACTTTTTTAACAACGGAGGAATTAAATCTAATTGAATCGAAAACATTTAGTACAGAACGTTTGGAGAAGGTAAAGAATATCTTTTTATTTAGTTGCTACACAGGATATGCTCCTATTGATGCTTGTAATTTAACATTGTCGAATTTGATGCAAGATAGTAATGGACTTTATTGGATAAAAACTGATAGAGTTAAAACGGGTATTAGAGCAAATGTACCGGTTTTACCGCCTGCTCAAAAAATTATTGATAAGTACAGGGATTCCGAAGTAGGATTAATTCCAAAACTATCGAATCAAAAAATGAATGCCTACTTAAAGGAAATAGCTGATTTGTGCGGCATTGACAAGAATTTGACTTGGTATGTATCTAGGCATACTTTTGCTACTACTGTAACATTGGGCAATGGTATTAAAATCGAAAATGTATCAGCTATGATGGGACATACAAATATTAAGCAAACCCAACATTATGCAAAAGTCCTAGATGCAAGTGTTATGCATGACATGAGTAAACTAATGGAGAAGTATAAATAA
- a CDS encoding helix-turn-helix domain-containing protein codes for MNDTKEELIIPTVGNIKKLLEPIYSRLDNIDTTLNKKQVNTGHTKYYRNQDLKKIFGLSSNTIIKYRETGILPHTKFGDIYLYDIKEIEGILKANRVAL; via the coding sequence ATGAATGATACCAAAGAAGAATTGATAATTCCAACTGTTGGAAATATTAAAAAACTATTAGAGCCCATCTATTCGAGACTTGATAATATTGACACCACCCTCAATAAAAAGCAAGTTAACACAGGCCACACAAAATACTATCGAAACCAAGACCTGAAAAAGATTTTCGGTCTGTCTAGTAATACCATCATTAAGTATCGTGAAACCGGCATATTGCCTCATACCAAATTTGGTGACATCTACTTATATGATATTAAAGAAATAGAAGGGATTTTAAAAGCTAATCGAGTTGCATTATGA
- a CDS encoding abortive infection family protein, with the protein MEDNTIKKIRRVLTYKGREDLADLLRHSTSTLDESSTFGSRWYSRLSSFEIKSHPQIQEKIDKLPKEDIDEIKKAVMVVFPVKDNEPEITEITFYPDFDIEAHDLVEVKELERISFEYIHEQIKKCNSKIAEKDFDGAVTSARNLIESICLFILESKTGEKHEYDGNMVKLYKAVASILHMSPGDYEDEFLKQILSGVFSIVNGVSGLRNAYSDSHGTSPSKAKAGYKIDERHAILTVNLAKTISEYLFLSYENSVK; encoded by the coding sequence ATGGAAGACAACACTATAAAAAAAATCAGAAGAGTTTTAACATATAAAGGAAGAGAAGATTTAGCAGATTTGCTTAGACATTCTACCTCGACCCTAGACGAATCTTCTACATTTGGAAGTCGGTGGTATTCGCGCTTGAGTAGCTTTGAAATTAAGTCGCATCCACAAATTCAAGAAAAGATTGATAAACTTCCAAAAGAAGATATTGATGAAATTAAGAAGGCGGTAATGGTTGTGTTTCCTGTTAAAGATAACGAACCAGAAATTACTGAAATAACTTTTTATCCGGATTTTGACATTGAAGCTCACGATTTGGTAGAAGTCAAAGAGCTTGAAAGAATTTCATTTGAATATATACATGAGCAAATTAAAAAGTGCAATAGTAAAATCGCAGAAAAAGATTTCGATGGAGCAGTGACAAGCGCTAGAAATTTAATTGAATCTATTTGTCTGTTCATCTTAGAATCTAAAACTGGAGAAAAGCATGAGTATGATGGAAATATGGTTAAACTCTACAAAGCAGTAGCATCTATTTTACACATGTCGCCTGGAGACTATGAAGACGAATTTCTAAAACAAATTTTATCAGGAGTATTTAGTATTGTAAATGGAGTTTCAGGGTTAAGAAACGCATACAGCGATTCTCACGGCACTTCGCCTTCCAAGGCCAAGGCTGGATATAAAATTGACGAACGGCATGCAATTCTCACGGTTAATCTAGCCAAAACTATTTCGGAATATTTATTTTTAAGTTATGAAAATAGCGTGAAGTGA
- a CDS encoding protein kinase domain-containing protein: MENNAAHNLTNITLKSGWYVRGKIKRKDNHSGSNFSVGYLVERNDEIAFMKAFDFAGYLAIAIPKEDEEEIDVVDVVNDMTTAFIYERDLSKHCRDKHVTKVAFVKESGQEYVTGPYSIPIVPYLIFDLAEGDVRKVLDFSHDLNYAWRLKSLHDVAIGIMQLHKIEVSHQDLKPSNILVFENESKLGDLGRSISRDLDGPYNKRVFTGDRTYAPPEILYRYYDSDWQKRVFATDCYMLGSLIVFHFSGISMSVLMAKYTPDNFSWHRWRGEFQDLVPYLENAFAKALEEFKTNINNESLKCELTELVSYLCNPFPERRGHPRNIMFGQNKYNMERFVTILDVLKRKAEIKIKSF, encoded by the coding sequence ATGGAAAATAACGCTGCGCACAATTTGACCAATATTACATTAAAGAGTGGATGGTATGTCAGAGGAAAAATTAAAAGAAAAGATAATCATTCAGGTTCAAATTTCTCTGTAGGGTACCTTGTTGAAAGAAATGATGAAATAGCCTTTATGAAAGCTTTTGATTTTGCTGGTTATTTAGCGATAGCAATTCCTAAAGAAGATGAAGAAGAAATTGATGTGGTAGATGTAGTGAATGATATGACAACAGCTTTCATTTATGAGAGAGATTTGTCAAAACACTGCCGAGATAAGCATGTTACAAAAGTTGCTTTTGTTAAAGAGTCTGGACAAGAGTATGTAACTGGGCCTTATTCAATACCTATAGTTCCGTACTTAATCTTTGACCTTGCTGAAGGAGATGTAAGGAAGGTACTCGATTTTTCCCATGATCTCAATTATGCATGGCGACTTAAGTCTTTACATGATGTTGCAATTGGGATAATGCAACTTCACAAAATTGAAGTTTCACATCAAGATTTGAAACCCTCTAATATATTGGTTTTCGAAAATGAAAGTAAGCTTGGTGATTTAGGACGATCAATATCTCGCGATTTAGATGGCCCATATAACAAGAGAGTTTTTACTGGAGATAGGACTTATGCTCCACCAGAGATTCTTTATCGATATTACGACAGCGATTGGCAAAAAAGAGTATTTGCGACCGATTGCTATATGTTAGGAAGTTTGATTGTTTTCCATTTTTCAGGGATTAGTATGTCTGTCTTAATGGCAAAATATACCCCTGACAATTTTAGTTGGCATAGATGGAGAGGAGAATTTCAAGATTTAGTTCCTTATTTGGAGAATGCATTTGCAAAAGCACTTGAGGAATTCAAAACTAATATTAATAATGAAAGTTTAAAGTGCGAACTTACAGAATTAGTTAGTTATCTATGCAATCCTTTTCCAGAAAGAAGAGGACATCCAAGGAATATCATGTTCGGACAAAATAAATATAATATGGAGAGGTTCGTTACAATATTGGACGTACTCAAAAGGAAGGCTGAAATCAAAATAAAAAGTTTTTAA
- a CDS encoding DUF6527 family protein → MKRILGFFKWLSKVSGYFTNKKPQNSRTDVDDSIGIDPSRFQIDVVDDIPELISDKTIFIVQDGNAPELLAFKCPCGCNADIVLNLLEDASPCWSYEIMDGNTIDIYPSIWRKAGCKSHFFVTNGKIRWV, encoded by the coding sequence ATGAAAAGAATACTAGGTTTTTTTAAATGGTTAAGTAAAGTTTCGGGCTACTTTACAAACAAAAAACCGCAAAATAGTAGAACTGACGTTGATGATTCGATAGGTATAGACCCTTCCCGATTTCAAATCGATGTAGTCGATGATATTCCTGAGCTTATTTCAGATAAAACAATCTTTATTGTGCAGGATGGAAATGCTCCTGAACTTTTAGCCTTTAAATGCCCTTGTGGTTGTAATGCAGATATAGTTCTGAATTTGTTAGAAGATGCTAGTCCTTGTTGGAGTTACGAAATAATGGATGGAAATACAATAGATATTTATCCATCTATTTGGCGAAAAGCGGGTTGTAAAAGCCATTTTTTTGTGACAAATGGAAAAATAAGATGGGTATAA
- a CDS encoding ThiF family adenylyltransferase, translated as MRYQLKIAGKHFKSLQQHLFPGDGMEAVAVVLCGRYERDGISILLTHKIELIPHDECNRDPNFVHWKTERIIPLLEQAEKQNLAILKIHSHPAGYLQFSKTDDESDNELFQSVFGWCDYDGVHASAVMLPDGKVFGRIFTPTMETFPIDKISIAGDTIRIIENETVIEDDFSLRTRQTFGDATYQKLKQMKIGIIGCSGTGSPTIEQLVRLGVGTIVIIDPDIVENKNLNRILNTTIDDAEKARLKTDVLYDTVNRIGLGTTVIKYGTNIYDSREALDDLITCDAICGCVDSVDGRHLMSQLTNFYLVPYFDIGVRLDADGSGGIKAITASIHYIQPGCSTLFSRKLYTSKRLADENLRRQSPEDFKELEKQGYVHNANVDRPAVISINMQISSMAVNELLNRLHPFKDETPENYAKVTMDYTGGCIMNEAENDFEQDTNSEKWVGRGDCRPFLRLMELQ; from the coding sequence GTGCGTTATCAGCTTAAGATTGCTGGTAAGCACTTCAAGAGTCTTCAGCAGCACCTCTTTCCCGGCGACGGGATGGAGGCAGTTGCTGTTGTCTTATGTGGAAGGTATGAAAGAGATGGAATTTCCATCTTGCTTACCCATAAAATAGAACTCATACCTCACGACGAATGCAATCGCGACCCTAATTTTGTTCATTGGAAGACCGAACGAATTATACCATTACTGGAGCAAGCAGAAAAACAAAACTTGGCAATTTTAAAAATACATAGTCATCCTGCTGGCTATCTTCAATTTTCAAAAACTGATGATGAGTCGGATAACGAATTATTTCAATCGGTTTTTGGTTGGTGCGATTATGATGGTGTACACGCTTCTGCGGTTATGCTTCCTGATGGCAAGGTCTTTGGAAGAATTTTTACGCCGACCATGGAAACTTTTCCTATCGATAAAATCTCGATTGCGGGTGATACAATTAGAATCATTGAAAATGAAACTGTAATTGAAGATGATTTTTCATTAAGAACCCGACAAACCTTTGGCGATGCTACTTACCAAAAGCTTAAGCAAATGAAAATAGGAATTATAGGATGCTCGGGGACAGGCAGTCCTACCATTGAGCAGTTGGTGCGTCTAGGTGTCGGTACAATTGTAATTATCGACCCCGATATTGTTGAAAATAAAAATCTTAATCGGATTTTAAACACAACTATTGATGATGCTGAAAAGGCGAGATTGAAAACGGATGTATTATATGATACTGTTAATAGAATCGGATTGGGTACAACGGTAATAAAATACGGCACAAATATTTATGACAGCCGAGAAGCATTAGATGATTTGATTACCTGTGATGCAATATGTGGCTGTGTTGACAGTGTTGATGGCAGGCATTTGATGTCACAGTTGACCAACTTTTATCTTGTTCCCTACTTTGACATAGGTGTTCGATTGGACGCTGATGGTTCGGGCGGAATTAAGGCTATCACAGCCAGTATACATTATATTCAGCCGGGGTGCTCAACCTTATTTAGCAGAAAATTGTATACTTCAAAAAGGTTGGCTGATGAAAATCTTCGTAGGCAAAGTCCAGAAGATTTTAAAGAGCTGGAGAAACAGGGTTATGTTCATAATGCAAATGTTGACAGGCCCGCAGTAATAAGTATTAATATGCAAATAAGTAGCATGGCTGTCAATGAACTATTGAATCGTCTGCACCCATTTAAAGACGAAACTCCGGAAAATTACGCCAAAGTGACGATGGATTATACAGGAGGATGTATTATGAATGAAGCTGAGAATGATTTTGAACAAGACACTAATTCTGAGAAATGGGTTGGACGGGGAGACTGTAGACCATTTTTAAGATTAATGGAATTACAATGA
- a CDS encoding multiubiquitin domain-containing protein, whose protein sequence is MKNKFKLNDKLFESENSKITGKEVLLKAGLVPVEDFELLIKVNENGFEPIELTEVTDLHEPGLEGFYAKPYGKLTIYVDDIEIEVEETFLTPNKILALAGKVVKDFYLVQIDGEIEIGYKNDREHKVAVRNGSRFVSYEVEIIDIHEHCQNDQPVPENCKYRILIDREPYVVDVACLTGKEILLLTHKTPPDRFQLRQKFKDGRVVTIKNDQKVCFTEPGIEKFKTIPLDQTEGEDIFLRREFELLEEDEAYLATLQLPWETAKLANQNWVLVHDYPIVEGYNVKKATMAIRMIGGYPTSGLDMVYFYPALSRIDQQPIGALTSHPLDGKTYQQWSRHRTGANPWRVDIDNLSTHIPLADFWLSNEFVKRPQRALSA, encoded by the coding sequence ATGAAAAACAAGTTTAAATTAAACGACAAATTGTTTGAATCAGAGAATTCAAAAATTACAGGGAAAGAAGTTCTTCTAAAAGCTGGACTAGTGCCAGTGGAAGATTTTGAATTACTTATTAAAGTCAATGAAAATGGTTTCGAACCAATTGAATTAACGGAGGTTACAGACTTGCATGAGCCTGGTCTTGAAGGGTTTTATGCCAAGCCTTATGGGAAACTGACTATCTATGTCGATGATATTGAAATCGAAGTAGAAGAAACGTTCCTTACACCAAACAAAATCTTAGCACTTGCAGGAAAAGTGGTTAAAGATTTTTATTTAGTGCAAATTGATGGTGAAATTGAAATCGGTTACAAAAATGACCGCGAACACAAAGTAGCTGTGAGAAACGGGTCGAGATTTGTTTCTTATGAAGTTGAAATTATCGATATTCATGAACATTGCCAAAATGACCAACCGGTTCCGGAAAATTGCAAATATAGAATTTTAATCGACCGTGAACCTTATGTTGTAGATGTAGCATGTCTCACTGGAAAGGAAATTCTTTTGTTGACACACAAAACCCCGCCAGACAGGTTCCAATTACGTCAAAAGTTTAAGGATGGTAGAGTTGTCACTATTAAGAACGACCAAAAGGTTTGCTTCACTGAACCTGGTATTGAAAAATTTAAAACTATTCCTCTCGATCAGACTGAAGGTGAAGATATTTTTTTAAGAAGAGAATTTGAGTTATTAGAAGAGGATGAAGCTTACCTTGCAACGCTTCAACTCCCATGGGAAACAGCCAAATTAGCAAATCAAAATTGGGTATTGGTTCATGACTATCCAATAGTTGAAGGCTATAATGTTAAAAAAGCAACTATGGCTATTAGGATGATTGGAGGTTATCCGACCTCGGGATTAGATATGGTTTATTTTTATCCAGCCTTAAGTAGAATAGATCAACAGCCGATAGGTGCATTGACTAGTCATCCGCTTGACGGCAAAACGTATCAGCAATGGTCACGTCATCGCACTGGTGCAAATCCTTGGCGTGTTGATATTGATAATTTGAGCACTCATATTCCGCTAGCTGACTTTTGGCTTTCAAATGAATTTGTAAAAAGACCTCAACGTGCGTTATCAGCTTAA